A stretch of Cyanobacterium sp. HL-69 DNA encodes these proteins:
- the moeA gene encoding molybdopterin molybdotransferase MoeA, which yields MLPIQEAFDIIIDYVKPLEEIETVNLSQTYNRILGKAINSPHDFPYWDNSAMDGYGVRWEDLEKIRDGKDVYLEIIEEIPAGYIPQKKVKSNQCARIFTGAMMPEGADTVVMQEKSQRDGKFVKILEPCAKGNFVRKKGSFYGANDCLLPAGVKINPPEMAILATAQCTEVSVVRSPLVAILSTGDELIYPHETLSKGKIIDSNQYLLHSFVSQNGAISVPMGIVPDEKEKLEGAIASALEKADFVLSTGGVSVGEYDYVKEILVKLGGKILMEKVAIKPGKPLTVAIFPDNKLYFGIPGNPVSTMVICWRFLRSAISKLSGETNYYLPKIVEGICQENLKAEETRECYLWGRANIVDGKYNFTLSRGLHNSGNLVNLQQTNGLAILPVGVSHVNQGEKIKIMLV from the coding sequence ATGTTACCCATCCAAGAAGCCTTTGATATTATTATCGACTATGTTAAACCATTAGAAGAAATTGAAACAGTTAATTTAAGTCAAACCTATAATCGCATATTAGGCAAAGCAATAAATTCCCCTCATGATTTTCCCTATTGGGATAACTCTGCCATGGATGGTTATGGGGTGCGCTGGGAAGATTTAGAAAAAATTAGGGATGGTAAGGATGTTTATTTAGAAATAATTGAAGAAATTCCTGCGGGTTATATTCCCCAGAAAAAGGTTAAATCTAATCAGTGCGCTCGTATTTTCACAGGGGCGATGATGCCAGAAGGGGCCGATACGGTGGTAATGCAGGAGAAAAGCCAAAGAGATGGTAAGTTTGTAAAAATTCTTGAGCCTTGCGCCAAGGGTAATTTTGTCAGGAAAAAAGGCTCTTTTTATGGGGCAAATGACTGTTTGTTACCTGCGGGAGTGAAGATAAATCCCCCTGAAATGGCTATTTTAGCCACGGCCCAATGTACGGAAGTAAGTGTGGTGCGATCGCCATTAGTTGCTATACTATCCACAGGGGATGAATTGATTTATCCCCATGAAACCTTGAGTAAAGGTAAAATCATCGATTCTAACCAATACCTACTCCATAGTTTTGTTAGCCAGAATGGGGCTATTTCCGTTCCTATGGGCATTGTACCCGATGAAAAAGAAAAATTAGAAGGGGCGATCGCCTCTGCCCTCGAAAAAGCCGATTTTGTTTTATCCACAGGGGGAGTTTCTGTGGGGGAATACGACTATGTCAAGGAAATATTAGTTAAATTAGGGGGCAAAATATTGATGGAAAAAGTAGCCATCAAACCAGGTAAACCTCTTACCGTAGCTATTTTTCCCGACAATAAACTATACTTTGGTATCCCAGGTAATCCTGTTTCTACCATGGTGATATGTTGGCGTTTTTTGCGAAGTGCCATCTCCAAATTATCAGGGGAAACAAACTATTATTTACCCAAAATTGTCGAGGGTATCTGTCAAGAAAATTTGAAGGCAGAGGAAACAAGAGAGTGTTATCTATGGGGTAGGGCGAATATCGTTGATGGTAAATATAATTTTACCCTTTCTCGGGGGCTTCACAATTCAGGAAATTTAGTAAACTTACAACAAACTAACGGTTTAGCTATCCTTCCTGTGGGAGTTTCCCATGTTAATCAAGGAGAGAAAATTAAGATAATGTTAGTGTAA